Proteins encoded by one window of Xiphias gladius isolate SHS-SW01 ecotype Sanya breed wild chromosome 15, ASM1685928v1, whole genome shotgun sequence:
- the zgc:174863 gene encoding butyrophilin subfamily 1 member A1 isoform X2 translates to MNMTSTGILFLVITVIYISAGNAKNVFVNVFCKAENVGQFGQQSLLECEVQTIQEAADAKIRVVTWKKQGAKKPLLVFHRAETIQQPGYEFAEPSWNDKNMNVSLLINKTLLSDAGVYMCTVMTNSGDGESHANLKVTAKYSVPVIRSIPEKITQKAGADLMCQSDGGYPEGQIHWFEDGKTERIKSSKMEVKQTQSGLFNLSSKLTLVQGSNFSKYTCVVFNASGGKETETTFEVENAPEAGGREGRKGLDSVSKIVAPLVVIGSLIVGLLLALLFYKRRTQRDHQEVGRCESDVEEVGPQEMDEKCQCSLV, encoded by the exons ATGAACATGACCTCCACTGGTATCCTCTTCCTTGTTATCACTGTCATCTATATCAGTGCAGGAAATGCAAAGAACG tttttgtaaatgtgttctGCAAGGCTGAAAACGTGGGACAGTTTGGCCAGCAGTCATTGCTGGAGTGTGAGGTCCAAACCATACAGGAGGCAGCAGATGCAAAAATCCGTGTTGTCACTTGGAAAAAACAGGGGGCTAAGAAACCCTTACTGGTTTTTCACAGAGCAGAAACTATACAACAGCCAGGCTATGAGTTTGCTGAGCCGTCCTGGAACGACAAGAACATGAACGTGTCCCTGCTCATCAACAAAACTTTGCTGTCGGATGCTGGAGTTTATATGTGCACGGTGATGACAAACAGCGGTGATGGCGAGAGCCACGCCAACCTTAAAGTCACAG CCAAATACAGTGTACCAGTTATACGCTCCATCCCTGAGAAAATTACTCAAAAAGCAGGTGCTGACCTGATGTGTCAATCTGATGGTGGCTACCCAGAAGGTCAAATTCACTGGTTTGAGGACGGCAAAACGGAGCGGATAAAAAGCTCTAAAATGGAGGtgaaacagacacaaagtgGTCTGTTTAACCTCTCTAGCAAGCTGACTTTGGTACAAGGATCCAATTTCTCCAAGTATACCTGCGTGGTGTTCAATGCCAGTGGAGGCAAAGAGACTGAGACCACATTTGAAGTAGAAAACGCTCCAGAAGCAGGAG GGCGCGAAGGACGGAAAGGGTTGGATTCAGTCTCCAAAATAGTCGCTCCTTTGGTGGTCATTGGATCGCTGATCGTAGGATTGCTGTTGGCACTGCTGTTTTATAAAAGGCGAACTCAAC GTGACCATCAAGAGGTTGGTAGATGCGAATCAGACGTGGAGGAAG TTGGTCCTCAAGAGATGGATGAAAAGTGCCAATGCAGCCTGGTCTGA
- the zgc:174863 gene encoding butyrophilin subfamily 1 member A1 isoform X1, whose protein sequence is MNMTSTGILFLVITVIYISAGNAKNVFVNVFCKAENVGQFGQQSLLECEVQTIQEAADAKIRVVTWKKQGAKKPLLVFHRAETIQQPGYEFAEPSWNDKNMNVSLLINKTLLSDAGVYMCTVMTNSGDGESHANLKVTAKYSVPVIRSIPEKITQKAGADLMCQSDGGYPEGQIHWFEDGKTERIKSSKMEVKQTQSGLFNLSSKLTLVQGSNFSKYTCVVFNASGGKETETTFEVENAPEAGGREGRKGLDSVSKIVAPLVVIGSLIVGLLLALLFYKRRTQQARRHSTKPLMGDHQEVGRCESDVEEVGPQEMDEKCQCSLV, encoded by the exons ATGAACATGACCTCCACTGGTATCCTCTTCCTTGTTATCACTGTCATCTATATCAGTGCAGGAAATGCAAAGAACG tttttgtaaatgtgttctGCAAGGCTGAAAACGTGGGACAGTTTGGCCAGCAGTCATTGCTGGAGTGTGAGGTCCAAACCATACAGGAGGCAGCAGATGCAAAAATCCGTGTTGTCACTTGGAAAAAACAGGGGGCTAAGAAACCCTTACTGGTTTTTCACAGAGCAGAAACTATACAACAGCCAGGCTATGAGTTTGCTGAGCCGTCCTGGAACGACAAGAACATGAACGTGTCCCTGCTCATCAACAAAACTTTGCTGTCGGATGCTGGAGTTTATATGTGCACGGTGATGACAAACAGCGGTGATGGCGAGAGCCACGCCAACCTTAAAGTCACAG CCAAATACAGTGTACCAGTTATACGCTCCATCCCTGAGAAAATTACTCAAAAAGCAGGTGCTGACCTGATGTGTCAATCTGATGGTGGCTACCCAGAAGGTCAAATTCACTGGTTTGAGGACGGCAAAACGGAGCGGATAAAAAGCTCTAAAATGGAGGtgaaacagacacaaagtgGTCTGTTTAACCTCTCTAGCAAGCTGACTTTGGTACAAGGATCCAATTTCTCCAAGTATACCTGCGTGGTGTTCAATGCCAGTGGAGGCAAAGAGACTGAGACCACATTTGAAGTAGAAAACGCTCCAGAAGCAGGAG GGCGCGAAGGACGGAAAGGGTTGGATTCAGTCTCCAAAATAGTCGCTCCTTTGGTGGTCATTGGATCGCTGATCGTAGGATTGCTGTTGGCACTGCTGTTTTATAAAAGGCGAACTCAAC AGGCCCGGAGGCACTCTACAAAACCCCTTATGG GTGACCATCAAGAGGTTGGTAGATGCGAATCAGACGTGGAGGAAG TTGGTCCTCAAGAGATGGATGAAAAGTGCCAATGCAGCCTGGTCTGA
- the jpt1a gene encoding jupiter microtubule associated homolog 1a, with protein MTTTTTYQGMEPGAKSSSRVLRPPGGGSNISLGADEEKPPVRKNKMASSVFAEPEDPYANRRNNPPGGKPTGVLCGEPSAPLRRGGNHNTNHSADAPDTEGQNPVRDHEHSVAEPEAVPEQQEEAPPAEVAAAGLPSGRRNPPGGKSSLILG; from the exons ATGACGACGACCACGACATATCAAGGAATGGAGCCCGGTGCTAAAAGCAGTTCCAG gGTTTTGCGCCCTCCTGGTGGTGGCTCCAACATTTCTCTTGGTGCAGATGAGGAGAAACCTCCTGTCCGGAAAAACAAGATGGCCTCTTCTGTTTTCGCTGAGCCGGAGGACCCCTATGCTAATCGAAGGAACAACCCACCAG GTGGGAAGCCCACAGGGGTGCTTTGTGGTGAGCCATCAGCCCCCCTAAGGAGAGGAGGGAACCACAACACCAACCACTCAGCAGATGCCCCTGACACA gAAGGACAAAATCCTGTACGTGATCATG AACACAGTGTAGCTGAGCCTGAAGCAGTtccagagcagcaggaggaggccCCTCCAGCTGAGGTGGCGGCTGCTGGACTACCATCTGGCCGCAGGAATCCCCCTGGGGGCAAGTCCAGCCTCATCCTGGGTTGA
- the sumo2a gene encoding small ubiquitin like modifier 2a, giving the protein MADEKPKEGVKTENNEHINLKVAGQDGSVVQFKIKRHTPLSKLMKAYCERQGLSMRQIRFRFDGQPINETDTPSQLEMEDEDTIDVFQQQTGGSSL; this is encoded by the exons ATGGCAGACGAAAAACCGAAG GAGGGAGTGAAGACGGAGAACAATGAGCACATCAACCTGAAGGTGGCAGGGCAGGATGGCTCAGTGGTGCAGTTCAAGATCAAAAGGCACACTCCTCTCAGCAAACTGATGAAAGCTTATTGTGAACGACAG GGGCTGTCAATGAGGCAAATACGATTTCGATTTGATGGTCAGCCCATCAATGAAACAGACACACCCTCGCAG CTAGAAATGGAGGATGAAGATACGATTGATGTGTTCCAACAGCAAACTGGAGGCTCTTCTCTTTAA